A window of Fictibacillus halophilus contains these coding sequences:
- the bshC gene encoding bacillithiol biosynthesis cysteine-adding enzyme BshC, producing MRLEEMQLHTSPFLEGYSNGDEEVVRFFDYKSPYDKHEWTKRQQELKRYSFPRKGLTDYLTSYNQRIGSSATTIKNIQKLNAENSLAVVGGQQAGLLTGPLLVIYKCISTIQLAKQAEKELNIPVVPIFWIAGEDHDMDEINHVMVPKNNTAKKVSLKSASSVKSSASLWEWNREEVRPWLKEVFRSFGETAYTSDLLAETERILNESDSIVTFFAKLLSKWFSEEGLIVLDSGDPGFKKLQSTMLKEMIVHNSEIDNAFNVQTEELCRSGYSAPIEVQENNAHLFYTKNQERILLYRDQNGFSSKEKDFTISESELLEEAIKHPEKFSNNVVTRPLMQEFLLPVLSFVAGPGEIAYWAALGKVFSQFNRMMPILTPRLSFTLVTAGVNELLHSKKLTVKQVLENGTDGYKREWFASNRPIETFETVQSVKAEFTASYEKLIKLAEDIDSKLLPVADQNMKRILSEIDYMENKLEQRVRKKVKEPLAEFDEIMLQLKPTGILQERVWNIYQFVNEEGSYLVNKLVQYPYQFNGKHKIVYV from the coding sequence ATGAGACTGGAGGAAATGCAGCTTCATACATCGCCTTTTTTAGAAGGGTACTCCAACGGAGATGAGGAGGTTGTCCGTTTTTTTGATTACAAATCTCCCTATGATAAACATGAATGGACAAAAAGACAACAGGAATTGAAGCGTTATTCGTTTCCTAGAAAGGGTCTTACCGATTATCTGACTTCTTATAATCAAAGAATTGGTTCCTCGGCCACAACAATAAAAAATATACAAAAACTGAATGCGGAAAATAGTTTAGCTGTCGTTGGCGGACAACAAGCGGGACTTCTAACCGGACCACTTTTAGTGATCTACAAGTGCATCAGTACCATTCAACTAGCCAAGCAAGCTGAAAAAGAATTAAATATTCCCGTAGTACCAATATTTTGGATAGCTGGTGAAGATCATGATATGGATGAGATCAATCATGTTATGGTTCCAAAGAATAACACTGCTAAAAAAGTTTCATTAAAGTCAGCAAGCAGTGTGAAATCTTCTGCCTCCTTATGGGAATGGAACAGAGAAGAAGTTCGACCCTGGTTAAAGGAAGTATTTCGCTCCTTTGGTGAGACAGCTTATACAAGCGACCTACTCGCAGAGACGGAACGTATTTTGAACGAATCAGATTCTATCGTTACTTTTTTTGCAAAACTTCTTTCTAAATGGTTTTCTGAAGAAGGCTTAATCGTATTGGATTCTGGAGATCCTGGATTTAAAAAACTGCAATCCACGATGTTAAAAGAGATGATTGTTCATAACAGTGAGATTGATAATGCTTTTAATGTTCAAACGGAAGAGCTGTGCAGAAGTGGATATTCAGCGCCGATAGAAGTTCAAGAAAACAATGCTCATCTCTTTTATACGAAGAATCAGGAACGAATATTATTATATCGTGATCAAAATGGATTTTCCTCTAAAGAGAAAGATTTCACGATCTCTGAATCAGAACTTCTTGAAGAAGCGATTAAACACCCAGAAAAATTCAGCAATAATGTAGTGACACGTCCTTTGATGCAAGAGTTTCTACTACCCGTGTTATCGTTTGTTGCTGGACCAGGTGAGATTGCCTATTGGGCTGCACTTGGAAAGGTTTTCAGCCAATTTAATAGAATGATGCCTATATTGACACCGAGGCTATCTTTTACTCTCGTAACAGCTGGAGTAAACGAGTTGCTCCATTCAAAAAAATTAACGGTGAAACAAGTTTTAGAGAATGGAACGGATGGTTATAAACGTGAGTGGTTTGCTTCAAACCGCCCAATCGAAACTTTTGAAACCGTTCAATCAGTAAAAGCAGAATTCACCGCTTCATATGAAAAGTTGATAAAGTTAGCAGAAGATATAGATTCAAAGCTTCTTCCCGTTGCTGATCAAAATATGAAAAGAATCTTATCAGAGATCGACTATATGGAGAATAAGTTAGAACAACGTGTTCGAAAAAAGGTAAAAGAACCACTTGCCGAATTTGATGAGATCATGCTCCAATTAAAACCAACTGGGATCTTGCAAGAAAGGGTTTGGAACATCTATCAATTCGTAAATGAAGAAGGCTCTTATCTGGTGAACAAACTTGTACAATACCCTTATCAATTCAATGGAAAACATAAGATTGTATACGTATAA
- the mraZ gene encoding division/cell wall cluster transcriptional repressor MraZ, which translates to MFMGEYQHSIDEKGRMIIPSKFREELGTEFILTRGLDQCVFGYPLNEWKVIEDKLKSLPFTKKDARAFTRFFFSGAAECQLDKQGRVNIASPLRDYAKLEKDCVVIGVSNRIEIWSKSIWEEYFSKSEDSFGEIAESLMDFDL; encoded by the coding sequence ATGTTCATGGGAGAGTATCAGCACAGCATCGACGAAAAAGGACGTATGATCATCCCCTCCAAATTTCGTGAAGAACTAGGCACAGAGTTTATTTTAACTCGCGGGTTGGATCAATGTGTATTCGGATATCCTTTAAATGAGTGGAAAGTCATCGAAGATAAACTGAAGAGTTTGCCGTTCACTAAAAAGGACGCACGTGCATTTACTCGTTTTTTCTTTTCTGGAGCTGCTGAATGTCAGCTAGATAAACAGGGAAGAGTGAACATTGCATCTCCGCTCAGAGACTATGCAAAACTAGAAAAGGATTGCGTAGTGATAGGTGTGTCGAATAGAATTGAAATTTGGAGTAAATCAATTTGGGAAGAATACTTCTCAAAATCAGAAGACTCATTTGGAGAAATTGCAGAAAGTCTGATGGACTTTGATTTATAA
- the rsmH gene encoding 16S rRNA (cytosine(1402)-N(4))-methyltransferase RsmH: MFDHITVLKQESVDALHVRPDGIYVDCTLGGAGHSALILSQLETGHLYAFDQDDIAIENARQVLKEHEGKYTIIRSNFRHLKEELSKRGIHKVDGILFDLGVSSPQLDEADRGFSYQHDAELDMRMDQSSDLTAKEVVNEWTFNELMKIISRYGEEKFAKQIARKIEAAREKKEIQTTGELVEIIKDAIPAPARRTGGHPAKRTFQAIRIAVNDELNAFEDALQDSIELLAVGGRIAVITFHSLEDRACKNILKKASTGPELPPGLPVIPEEYKPELKLITRKPIVPTDNELEENRRSRSAKLRVAEKQK, encoded by the coding sequence ATGTTTGACCATATAACCGTTTTAAAACAAGAATCAGTAGATGCTTTACACGTGAGACCAGATGGAATTTATGTTGATTGTACGTTAGGTGGCGCAGGTCATAGTGCACTTATTCTGTCTCAATTAGAAACTGGCCATCTATATGCATTTGATCAAGATGACATAGCTATTGAAAACGCCCGTCAGGTACTAAAGGAACATGAAGGAAAGTATACGATTATTCGCAGCAATTTCCGTCATCTTAAAGAAGAGCTTTCTAAACGTGGCATACATAAAGTGGATGGCATCCTTTTTGATTTAGGTGTATCATCTCCGCAACTAGATGAAGCGGATAGAGGGTTTAGCTATCAGCATGACGCTGAACTTGATATGCGAATGGATCAATCAAGTGATCTTACAGCTAAAGAAGTTGTGAATGAATGGACGTTCAATGAGTTGATGAAGATCATCTCAAGATATGGCGAAGAAAAATTCGCTAAACAGATCGCTAGAAAGATTGAAGCGGCCCGTGAGAAAAAAGAAATTCAAACAACTGGCGAACTTGTCGAAATAATAAAGGATGCTATACCTGCTCCTGCAAGAAGAACAGGCGGCCATCCTGCAAAACGGACATTCCAAGCCATTCGTATCGCTGTAAATGATGAATTGAACGCTTTTGAAGATGCCCTGCAAGATTCCATTGAACTATTGGCAGTCGGTGGTAGGATTGCGGTTATCACATTTCATTCTTTAGAAGATCGTGCGTGTAAAAATATACTAAAAAAAGCAAGCACAGGTCCGGAACTCCCTCCAGGACTGCCGGTTATACCAGAAGAATACAAACCAGAATTAAAACTCATTACGAGAAAACCAATCGTACCTACAGACAATGAGCTTGAAGAAAACAGAAGATCACGCTCAGCGAAATTGAGGGTCGCGGAAAAACAAAAATAG
- the ftsL gene encoding cell division protein FtsL has product MSNLAYQVQKQQVQLQPERNPKPVQQPSRKIFTKGEVVLWGAMGVVLIAGLIWLISLYASVYQATAEVESIQKDLTAETKIVEDYHLQVTELSNPERIMKLAKEQGFIFDDKNVKVVQD; this is encoded by the coding sequence GTGAGCAATTTAGCCTATCAAGTTCAAAAACAACAAGTACAGTTACAGCCAGAAAGAAACCCGAAACCGGTACAGCAACCATCCCGAAAAATATTTACAAAAGGTGAAGTCGTATTGTGGGGAGCTATGGGGGTCGTCTTAATTGCCGGATTGATTTGGCTCATTTCTCTATACGCGTCTGTTTATCAGGCAACTGCTGAAGTTGAGAGTATTCAAAAAGACCTTACTGCTGAAACAAAGATCGTTGAAGATTACCACCTTCAAGTAACAGAACTAAGCAATCCAGAACGCATCATGAAGTTGGCAAAGGAACAAGGATTCATCTTTGACGATAAGAACGTAAAAGTGGTTCAGGACTAA
- a CDS encoding penicillin-binding protein, giving the protein MKLKRKNVGAGILMVVFTVLFFVLTSKFFLVASSQSAEGVDLIEYGKRKWLKSDVLDAKRGTMFDRNGEVIAQDIPSYSVIAILDKKYPNHIKDPEKAAEKLSKVLDSDKEDLEELLSKEGRFQVEIPSGRKVSYRKKEQIEKMKIPGVDFLRESRRYYPNQSFAAHVLGYTGNGEQGVQTGLMGLEKSLDKYLKEKDGKISFVGDAFSRAIPANKESITPPKHGQDIYLTLDEKIQLYLDEAVQEAAKKYKPEKITGIVADPKTGRILAMSNSPSFNPNDKDIKNYTNFAVSYPFEPGSTMKIFTLAAAIEEGKYNGNEVFQSGSYKLPNIGRPIYDHNKRGWGPITYNEGVQNSSNVAFSKLVREKLGYEKYRSYLSKFGLDQKTNIDLPNEKSGSILYNYEIEKVTTAFGQGTTITPIQQIQAATAIANGGKMMKPYVIDKIMDPETKKTVLSNEPKIAGKPISEETSKQVRDILETVVTDGTGKPYMIDGYSVAGKTGTAQIVGKDGKYISGWGENVFSFLGMAPKDDPKLLVYVAVERPKVEFPEMGSTPVANIFTSVMKSGLQYLNIQPEAKVNDKSSKVKKSYGKELPDYTGQSAEKAKSDLEKLGMQVSVIGSGNDITNQEPYEGAYVMKGERVILRTSGDAKMPDVKDWSYMDILRISKLLGLKETITGSGFAVKQSIKPGNPVKEGDFFVVQLEPPKVTESETDSEEEENVEETGSTEEQSQDEDLPVTD; this is encoded by the coding sequence ATGAAATTAAAAAGAAAAAACGTTGGAGCAGGTATTCTGATGGTTGTGTTTACCGTGCTCTTTTTTGTATTAACGAGTAAATTCTTTCTCGTGGCTTCTTCTCAATCAGCAGAAGGGGTAGACCTAATAGAATACGGTAAAAGAAAATGGTTGAAGAGTGATGTTTTAGACGCGAAGCGAGGCACGATGTTTGATCGGAACGGAGAAGTAATAGCCCAAGATATTCCATCCTACAGCGTGATAGCCATTCTTGATAAAAAGTATCCAAACCATATAAAAGACCCAGAGAAAGCTGCAGAAAAACTTTCAAAAGTATTAGATTCTGACAAAGAAGACCTAGAAGAACTTTTGAGTAAAGAAGGCAGGTTTCAAGTAGAGATTCCTTCTGGAAGAAAAGTCTCATATCGAAAAAAAGAACAGATTGAAAAGATGAAGATTCCTGGCGTTGATTTTTTGAGAGAATCTAGACGATATTATCCTAACCAGAGCTTTGCGGCTCATGTATTAGGGTACACAGGAAATGGTGAACAAGGTGTTCAGACCGGACTGATGGGCCTTGAAAAATCGCTAGACAAGTATTTGAAAGAAAAGGATGGCAAGATCTCATTTGTCGGTGATGCGTTCAGTCGGGCAATTCCAGCAAATAAAGAATCAATCACACCACCAAAACATGGCCAAGATATCTATTTAACACTTGATGAAAAGATTCAGCTATATCTAGATGAAGCGGTGCAAGAAGCTGCTAAGAAATATAAACCAGAAAAGATAACCGGAATTGTTGCTGATCCGAAAACAGGAAGAATTCTCGCGATGAGTAATTCACCTAGTTTTAATCCGAACGATAAGGATATAAAAAACTATACGAACTTTGCTGTCTCTTATCCATTTGAACCTGGGTCTACAATGAAAATCTTTACTTTGGCAGCTGCCATTGAAGAAGGTAAATATAATGGTAATGAAGTGTTCCAATCTGGTTCGTATAAGCTTCCGAACATCGGAAGACCGATCTACGATCATAATAAAAGAGGATGGGGACCGATTACTTATAACGAAGGAGTTCAAAATTCTTCTAACGTTGCCTTCTCAAAACTTGTACGTGAAAAGCTAGGTTATGAGAAATATAGAAGTTATCTCTCAAAATTCGGTTTAGATCAAAAGACGAATATTGACCTGCCGAATGAAAAGAGCGGATCGATTCTTTATAACTATGAGATAGAGAAAGTAACGACTGCGTTCGGACAAGGAACAACGATCACGCCGATTCAACAGATTCAAGCCGCGACAGCTATTGCAAACGGCGGTAAGATGATGAAGCCATACGTGATCGACAAGATCATGGACCCAGAAACGAAGAAGACAGTGCTATCAAATGAGCCGAAAATAGCAGGTAAGCCGATTTCTGAAGAAACTTCGAAACAAGTTCGAGACATTTTAGAAACAGTAGTTACAGACGGAACGGGTAAACCCTATATGATTGACGGTTATAGTGTAGCTGGAAAGACTGGAACGGCACAGATTGTAGGAAAAGACGGAAAGTACATCTCTGGGTGGGGAGAAAACGTGTTCTCTTTCTTGGGAATGGCTCCTAAAGATGATCCTAAACTGTTAGTCTATGTAGCTGTTGAACGTCCTAAGGTAGAGTTTCCTGAGATGGGTTCTACACCTGTAGCTAACATTTTTACAAGTGTTATGAAAAGTGGGCTGCAATATTTAAACATTCAGCCCGAAGCCAAAGTGAATGATAAGTCCTCTAAAGTAAAGAAATCGTACGGTAAAGAATTACCAGATTACACCGGTCAGTCTGCCGAGAAGGCAAAAAGTGACTTAGAAAAACTTGGCATGCAAGTTTCCGTCATCGGTTCAGGGAATGATATAACTAACCAGGAACCTTATGAAGGTGCTTATGTGATGAAAGGTGAAAGAGTCATCTTGAGAACGTCTGGTGATGCAAAGATGCCTGATGTTAAAGACTGGTCTTACATGGATATATTAAGAATCAGTAAACTTCTTGGATTGAAAGAAACCATTACAGGAAGCGGATTTGCAGTAAAGCAAAGCATTAAACCTGGAAACCCAGTAAAAGAAGGAGATTTCTTTGTTGTTCAACTAGAACCTCCTAAAGTAACAGAATCAGAAACAGATTCTGAAGAAGAAGAGAACGTTGAAGAAACAGGATCTACAGAAGAACAGTCTCAAGATGAAGATTTGCCAGTAACAGACTAA
- a CDS encoding stage V sporulation protein D, giving the protein MRVSNVTVRRRLIFVLVFGIAFFFVISVRLGYVQFVLGDMLTDQALDSWSRDIPFEPKRGKILDRNDVVLATNISAPTVFVVPRQIKEPNETAEKLAALLNISKTEVYQRLTKKASIVRIDNGGRKISNTKAKEVEALNLPGVFVAEDSKRHYPYGSYLSHVLGFAGIDSQGLTGLELYYDEQLNGEKGHISFFSDARGRRMPSLSDKYEKPKDGYDLRLTTDSRVQTIIERELDIAQATYDPDGAIAIAMNPNTGEILGMSSRPDFDPEEYKRVSPEVYNRNLPVWAQYEPGSTFKIITLAAALEEDKVDLDKDHFHDPGSIEVAGRKLKCWKAGGHGSQTFLEGVQNSCNPGFVILGQRLGKDKLFEYIKDFGFGEKTGVDLAGEGRGILFSLDRVGPLELATTAFGQGVSVTPIQQVAAVSAAVNGGYLYEPYIAKELVDPITGKVVSKQTPKLKRKVISEKTSKEVRRALESVVAQGTGKNAFVDGYRVGGKTGTAQKAEGGVYLKNNHIVSFIGMAPANNPEIVVYVAIDNPKETLQFGGIVAAPIVGNIIEDSLSAMGVKKQKDQIEKEKTWLDAPEIVVPDLVGKQTKELTNLLYNLKIETSGKGNYIVQQAPKAGVKLEAGKTIRLFLGDKKEVED; this is encoded by the coding sequence GTGCGAGTTTCGAATGTAACTGTACGCAGGCGCTTAATTTTTGTTCTTGTTTTTGGAATAGCTTTCTTTTTTGTCATTTCAGTTAGACTCGGATACGTTCAATTTGTGCTTGGAGATATGTTGACTGATCAAGCCCTTGATTCTTGGAGCAGAGACATTCCATTCGAACCTAAAAGAGGGAAGATTCTAGATCGTAATGACGTGGTACTCGCTACAAATATTAGTGCTCCGACCGTTTTTGTCGTTCCAAGACAAATCAAGGAACCTAATGAAACTGCTGAAAAGTTGGCTGCTTTGTTAAATATATCTAAAACAGAAGTATACCAAAGGCTCACTAAGAAAGCCTCTATCGTTAGAATTGATAATGGAGGACGAAAGATCAGTAATACGAAAGCAAAAGAAGTTGAAGCATTGAATCTACCTGGTGTTTTTGTTGCAGAAGATAGTAAGAGACATTACCCGTATGGATCTTATCTTTCTCATGTGTTAGGTTTTGCAGGAATTGACAGTCAAGGACTTACAGGTCTAGAACTGTATTATGATGAACAGCTAAATGGTGAAAAAGGTCATATATCCTTCTTCTCAGATGCAAGGGGACGAAGAATGCCATCGTTATCGGACAAGTATGAAAAACCGAAAGATGGATATGACCTAAGATTAACGACAGATTCACGCGTTCAAACGATTATCGAAAGAGAGCTCGATATCGCACAAGCCACTTATGACCCTGATGGGGCAATCGCTATAGCGATGAATCCGAATACTGGAGAAATTCTAGGTATGAGCTCACGACCAGATTTTGACCCAGAAGAGTACAAGCGTGTTTCACCAGAAGTCTACAATCGAAATCTACCAGTTTGGGCACAATATGAACCGGGTTCTACTTTCAAAATTATCACGCTTGCTGCTGCACTCGAAGAAGATAAAGTTGATCTAGATAAGGACCATTTTCACGATCCGGGATCAATCGAAGTTGCAGGGAGGAAGCTTAAATGCTGGAAAGCAGGAGGGCATGGCAGTCAAACCTTTTTAGAGGGAGTTCAAAACTCTTGCAACCCTGGGTTCGTAATCCTAGGTCAACGTTTAGGTAAAGATAAACTTTTTGAATATATTAAAGACTTTGGATTTGGAGAAAAGACAGGTGTTGATTTGGCTGGTGAAGGTAGAGGAATCTTATTCTCTTTAGATCGTGTTGGTCCGCTTGAACTTGCAACAACTGCTTTCGGACAAGGTGTTTCTGTTACTCCGATTCAACAAGTAGCTGCAGTGTCTGCGGCCGTAAACGGAGGTTATCTATACGAACCATATATAGCTAAAGAATTAGTTGACCCCATCACAGGAAAAGTAGTTAGTAAGCAGACACCAAAACTTAAAAGAAAAGTGATCTCTGAAAAAACGTCTAAGGAAGTAAGGCGAGCACTAGAAAGTGTTGTAGCTCAAGGTACGGGTAAGAATGCATTCGTTGATGGTTATCGGGTCGGAGGGAAAACGGGGACAGCTCAAAAGGCTGAAGGTGGCGTCTATTTAAAGAACAACCATATCGTCTCCTTTATTGGGATGGCTCCTGCTAATAACCCGGAGATCGTTGTGTACGTAGCAATAGATAATCCAAAAGAAACCCTTCAGTTTGGTGGAATTGTGGCAGCGCCAATCGTAGGTAATATTATAGAAGACAGTCTCTCTGCCATGGGTGTTAAAAAGCAAAAAGATCAGATAGAAAAAGAGAAAACATGGCTCGATGCTCCGGAAATAGTCGTTCCAGATCTAGTTGGAAAACAAACGAAAGAGTTAACGAATCTGTTGTATAATCTTAAAATAGAAACTTCCGGAAAAGGGAATTACATTGTACAGCAAGCTCCTAAAGCTGGCGTTAAGCTAGAAGCTGGCAAGACGATTCGTTTATTTTTGGGTGACAAAAAAGAAGTGGAAGATTAA
- a CDS encoding UDP-N-acetylmuramoyl-L-alanyl-D-glutamate--2,6-diaminopimelate ligase, producing the protein MELKELLTYLVNYEMDIQANPEITSIEMDSRKAGEGCLFVCMEGLLFDGHDFAQTVANNGAAAILAEKDIDVNIPVIKVKNTKKALAVLADAFYGHPSQKLHLIGITGTNGKTTTSHLIEKVLRDAGKSTGMIGTIEMKIKDQSFKVANTTPDSLFLQNAFYQMTEEKVEAAVMEVSSHALVQGRVWGCDFDIAVFTNLTQDHLDYHKNMEEYQYAKSLLFSQMGNTYNKSDRKVAVLNSDDPASKMFERVTSAQVVSYGIDTDSDVRATNITIGAQGTTFTLHTPIGSRDVTLKLIGKFSVYNVLAATTACLLSGLDLDTILTSLKDVNGVSGRFEPVIAGQDYTVIVDYAHTPDSLENVLRTIKEFATGKVTAIVGCGGDRDKTKRPLMAGIAANLADHAIFTSDNPRTEDPLQILKDMEEGVDEGNYVTIPDRKKAIEHAVEQASANDVILIAGKGHETYQIIGKDILEFDDRVVAREAIKAVKK; encoded by the coding sequence ATGGAATTAAAAGAACTGCTTACATATTTAGTGAACTATGAAATGGATATCCAAGCCAATCCTGAAATTACCTCCATTGAAATGGATTCCAGGAAAGCTGGGGAAGGCTGTCTTTTTGTATGTATGGAAGGACTTCTGTTTGACGGACATGATTTTGCACAAACAGTTGCTAATAATGGTGCTGCTGCTATTTTAGCTGAGAAGGATATTGATGTTAACATTCCTGTTATTAAAGTGAAAAACACAAAAAAAGCTCTTGCGGTATTAGCGGATGCCTTTTATGGCCATCCTTCGCAAAAACTCCATTTGATTGGAATCACTGGTACGAATGGGAAGACGACAACGTCACATCTTATTGAAAAAGTTTTAAGAGATGCTGGGAAAAGTACTGGAATGATCGGCACGATCGAAATGAAAATAAAAGATCAGAGCTTTAAGGTAGCTAATACTACACCTGATTCATTATTTTTGCAGAATGCCTTTTATCAAATGACCGAAGAAAAAGTTGAGGCGGCTGTAATGGAAGTCTCTTCGCATGCTCTCGTTCAAGGAAGAGTATGGGGATGTGACTTTGATATCGCTGTTTTTACAAACCTGACACAAGATCATTTGGACTACCATAAAAATATGGAAGAATACCAGTATGCAAAGAGTCTTCTGTTTTCTCAAATGGGTAATACTTATAACAAATCAGATCGTAAAGTGGCTGTGCTTAATAGTGACGACCCAGCTTCAAAGATGTTTGAAAGGGTAACTTCCGCACAGGTTGTTTCTTATGGAATTGATACTGATAGCGACGTTCGTGCAACCAATATAACGATTGGAGCTCAAGGCACTACGTTTACTCTGCATACACCGATAGGTTCAAGAGATGTTACATTGAAGCTTATAGGAAAGTTTTCTGTTTATAATGTGCTCGCAGCAACAACGGCTTGTTTGTTATCTGGATTAGATCTGGATACAATTCTTACAAGTCTAAAGGATGTAAATGGAGTTTCTGGCAGATTCGAACCTGTAATAGCAGGTCAAGACTATACCGTTATCGTTGATTACGCTCACACGCCGGATAGTTTAGAGAACGTGTTACGAACCATTAAAGAATTCGCTACAGGAAAAGTAACGGCAATCGTTGGGTGTGGTGGTGACCGTGATAAGACGAAGCGGCCACTGATGGCAGGAATTGCTGCAAACTTAGCTGATCATGCCATCTTCACAAGTGATAATCCAAGAACAGAAGATCCTCTTCAAATCTTGAAAGATATGGAAGAGGGCGTGGATGAAGGGAATTATGTGACCATCCCTGACCGTAAAAAAGCCATTGAACATGCGGTCGAACAGGCTAGCGCAAACGATGTTATACTTATAGCCGGAAAAGGGCACGAAACATATCAAATCATTGGGAAAGACATACTCGAATTCGATGATAGAGTCGTTGCAAGGGAAGCAATTAAGGCGGTGAAAAAATGA